The following coding sequences are from one Actinomycetota bacterium window:
- a CDS encoding TrkA family potassium uptake protein codes for MHVVIAGCGRVGSQLTVNLVRHGHTISIIDKRARAFERLPPGFEGQTLVGMAFDRETLEEAGIKDAGAFIAVTNGDNSNIVSARVAKEAYNIERVVARIYDPRRAEIYRRLGIKTVATVRWASSEIYDLLFHGIEHAELAIGNGEIVLLRIEIGAPLAGQRVETMTEPGKSMVVAIDRMGTPTIPMGGATFQEGDTAHIMVVRDYIETLRAQLEGHH; via the coding sequence ATGCATGTTGTCATCGCAGGATGCGGACGCGTCGGCAGTCAGTTGACGGTCAACCTGGTCCGCCACGGGCATACGATCTCCATCATCGACAAACGGGCGCGCGCCTTCGAGCGGCTGCCTCCCGGATTCGAGGGCCAAACCCTGGTTGGGATGGCGTTCGACCGAGAGACCCTGGAAGAAGCGGGCATCAAGGACGCGGGCGCCTTTATTGCCGTGACCAACGGCGATAACTCCAACATCGTCTCCGCGCGGGTCGCGAAGGAGGCCTACAACATCGAACGAGTGGTCGCGCGCATCTACGACCCTCGTCGCGCCGAGATCTACCGGCGGCTCGGGATCAAGACGGTCGCCACGGTGCGCTGGGCTTCGTCGGAAATCTACGACTTGCTGTTCCACGGGATCGAGCACGCGGAGTTGGCGATCGGCAACGGTGAGATCGTGCTGCTGCGCATCGAGATCGGTGCCCCGCTCGCGGGACAACGCGTCGAGACCATGACCGAACCCGGCAAGTCCATGGTCGTTGCGATCGACCGGATGGGGACTCCGACAATCCCCATGGGCGGCGCCACCTTCCAGGAAGGCGACACTGCACACATCATGGTCGTTCGCGACTACATCGAGACGCTGCGCGCGCAGTTGGAGGGACACCACTGA
- a CDS encoding TrkA family potassium uptake protein — translation MRVIVAGAGNVGTYLAADLSSRRHQVVIIEQQGEVAAKAKAAIPGASFIHGDACELWVLERAELARADVMVAATGDDEDNLVISLLAKQEFAVPRVIARVNHPKNQWMFDESWGVDVSMSPPHILASLIEEAVAAGDLVKLFRLEHGRVSLVEMTLPADSPIVGAHVFDLRLPHDCALVAIIRDGHVVIPEPEVVLTAGDEVLAITTTGAEDAFRTGMSCLPG, via the coding sequence ATGAGAGTCATCGTCGCCGGGGCGGGGAACGTGGGGACCTACCTCGCGGCCGACCTCAGTAGCCGCCGCCACCAAGTTGTCATCATCGAACAGCAGGGTGAGGTGGCGGCAAAGGCCAAGGCCGCGATCCCGGGTGCATCCTTCATCCACGGTGACGCCTGTGAACTTTGGGTTCTAGAGCGTGCCGAGTTGGCGCGCGCGGACGTCATGGTCGCAGCCACGGGCGACGACGAGGACAACCTGGTCATCTCGCTGCTGGCGAAGCAGGAGTTCGCGGTCCCGCGCGTGATCGCGCGCGTCAATCACCCCAAGAACCAGTGGATGTTCGACGAGTCCTGGGGTGTCGACGTATCCATGAGTCCGCCACACATTCTGGCTTCGCTCATAGAGGAAGCGGTCGCTGCCGGCGACCTCGTCAAGCTGTTCCGCCTGGAGCACGGTCGAGTCTCACTCGTTGAGATGACGCTGCCGGCCGACTCGCCGATCGTCGGCGCCCACGTGTTCGACCTGCGCCTGCCGCACGACTGCGCACTCGTCGCGATCATCCGCGACGGACACGTTGTGATTCCCGAGCCCGAGGTGGTCCTCACGGCGGGCGATGAAGTGCTTGCGATCACAACCACCGGTGCGGAAGACGCCTTCCGCACGGGGATGTCCTGCCTGCCGGGGTAG
- a CDS encoding OB-fold nucleic acid binding domain-containing protein, which yields MFKKLFKRLGRDEADRRAEAIREWAEQVPGTTLVAGVSSRSVARIAGVVEGIRMRSREGMPAIEAVITDGSGSVTAVWLGRRTIPGLALGCRLILEGRFGGEPGRLQVMNPTFEFTQDLRR from the coding sequence ATGTTCAAGAAGCTTTTCAAGCGCCTCGGGCGGGATGAGGCCGACCGACGCGCCGAAGCGATACGGGAGTGGGCCGAGCAGGTGCCCGGCACTACTCTTGTGGCCGGCGTCTCGTCGCGGTCGGTCGCGCGCATCGCCGGTGTTGTCGAGGGGATTCGGATGCGATCCCGTGAAGGCATGCCAGCCATCGAGGCGGTTATCACGGACGGCAGTGGTTCGGTGACGGCCGTCTGGCTCGGTCGCCGAACCATCCCGGGGTTGGCCCTGGGATGCAGGCTGATCCTGGAAGGGCGTTTCGGCGGAGAGCCGGGACGCCTGCAGGTAATGAACCCGACGTTCGAGTTCACTCAAGACCTGCGGCGCTAA
- a CDS encoding sodium-translocating pyrophosphatase gives MIGFLAAEGGRIDAVFRPLENNALWVISAIALLALVVAYFLVRQVLAAPEGTPKMIEIAKAIQEGSAAYLRRQFKTVGVFVALIGVVLFFALPVHANASHSDFVIRFGRSLAFVLGAGFSAITGFVGMSLAVRGNVRVANAARESGLKRALTIAFRTGGVAGMFTVGLGLLGAVTILQIFKQDAPGVLVGFGFGGALLAMFMRVGGGIFTKAADVGADLVGKVEQNIPEDDPRNAATIADNVGDNVGDCAGMAADLFESYEITLVAAIILGAAAFADNSAVPAIVGVMFPLFVRAVGVITSIVGIFSVSPRSETEHGMKAINRGFFVSSALSAIMVFVVAKVYVGDLRVFWAVVIGLVLSAVIQILTQHYTDTTRRPVQEIARSSTTGPATTILSGFSVGLESTVWAMLAVAGSIIGAFLLGNTIDEQLYFISLAGMGMLTTVGVIVSMDTYGPVSDNAHGIAEMAGGLGERADEIMAGLDAVGNTTKAITKGMAIATAVIAATSLFGSFREAVIGELQKLGGAAQGFSIRIDKPDVLVGLLIGGGVAFLFSALAIRAVGRAAGLVVTEVRKQFRIPGIMEGTVKPDYAAVVDICTKRSLRELTTPGLLAVITPIVVGFGLKAEALGAYLAGSILTGQLLAVMLSNAGGAWDNAKKLVEEGHYGGKGSESHKATVIGDTVGDPFKDTAGPALNPLIKVMNLVSLLMVPLVVRYADNVGLRVTVVVVGVTILGVAIGLSKKEREEDLIVTDVAKEPAGTH, from the coding sequence ATGATCGGCTTTCTCGCGGCCGAAGGCGGGCGCATTGATGCGGTATTCCGCCCGCTGGAGAACAACGCGCTCTGGGTGATCTCGGCGATCGCGCTTTTGGCGCTCGTTGTCGCCTACTTCCTCGTACGCCAGGTTCTCGCGGCGCCCGAGGGTACGCCCAAGATGATCGAGATCGCCAAGGCGATCCAGGAGGGAAGCGCCGCGTACCTGCGCCGTCAGTTCAAGACGGTCGGGGTCTTCGTGGCGTTGATCGGCGTCGTGCTGTTCTTCGCCCTTCCGGTGCACGCCAACGCCTCGCACAGCGACTTCGTGATTCGGTTCGGCCGGTCGCTGGCCTTCGTGCTCGGCGCCGGATTTAGCGCCATCACCGGGTTCGTCGGGATGTCGCTGGCGGTGCGCGGAAACGTGCGCGTGGCCAACGCGGCGCGCGAGTCGGGCCTGAAGCGCGCGCTCACCATCGCGTTCCGCACCGGCGGTGTAGCCGGGATGTTCACGGTCGGCCTCGGTCTGTTGGGCGCGGTAACGATTCTTCAGATCTTCAAGCAGGACGCCCCGGGCGTGCTGGTCGGCTTTGGGTTCGGTGGCGCGCTGCTCGCGATGTTCATGCGAGTCGGCGGCGGAATCTTCACCAAGGCCGCCGACGTCGGTGCCGACCTGGTGGGCAAGGTTGAGCAGAACATCCCCGAAGACGACCCGCGCAACGCTGCGACGATCGCCGACAACGTCGGTGACAACGTCGGCGACTGCGCAGGTATGGCCGCCGACCTGTTCGAGTCCTACGAGATCACCCTTGTCGCCGCGATCATCCTGGGTGCGGCGGCGTTCGCCGACAACAGTGCGGTGCCGGCCATCGTGGGCGTTATGTTCCCGCTGTTCGTCCGCGCGGTTGGGGTCATCACTTCGATCGTCGGCATCTTCTCGGTGTCTCCTCGAAGCGAGACCGAGCACGGAATGAAGGCCATCAACAGAGGGTTCTTCGTGTCGTCGGCCTTGTCGGCGATCATGGTTTTCGTTGTTGCCAAGGTGTACGTCGGGGATCTGCGGGTGTTCTGGGCCGTTGTGATCGGCCTCGTGCTGTCCGCAGTGATTCAGATTCTGACCCAGCACTACACCGACACGACTCGTCGTCCGGTGCAAGAAATCGCTCGTTCTTCCACGACCGGTCCGGCTACCACGATCCTTTCCGGCTTCTCGGTCGGGCTGGAGTCCACGGTGTGGGCCATGCTTGCCGTCGCAGGCTCGATCATCGGAGCGTTCCTGCTCGGCAACACGATCGACGAGCAGCTTTACTTCATCTCCTTGGCGGGAATGGGGATGCTCACCACCGTCGGCGTCATCGTTTCGATGGACACCTACGGACCGGTTTCCGACAACGCTCACGGCATTGCCGAGATGGCGGGCGGTTTGGGCGAGCGCGCCGACGAGATCATGGCCGGGTTGGACGCGGTTGGAAACACGACGAAGGCGATCACGAAGGGTATGGCCATCGCCACGGCGGTTATCGCCGCGACGTCGCTGTTCGGGTCTTTCCGTGAGGCGGTTATCGGCGAGCTTCAGAAGCTCGGAGGTGCGGCCCAGGGATTCAGCATCCGCATCGACAAGCCCGACGTTCTGGTCGGCTTGCTGATCGGCGGGGGTGTTGCCTTCCTGTTCTCCGCGCTCGCGATCCGCGCAGTTGGGCGTGCTGCCGGCCTGGTCGTGACCGAGGTCCGCAAGCAGTTCCGGATCCCCGGCATCATGGAAGGCACGGTCAAGCCCGACTACGCGGCCGTTGTGGACATCTGCACCAAGCGCTCGCTGCGCGAACTGACGACGCCGGGCCTGCTCGCCGTCATTACTCCCATCGTGGTCGGCTTCGGTCTCAAGGCCGAGGCGCTCGGCGCTTACCTCGCCGGCTCGATCCTGACCGGCCAGTTGCTCGCGGTCATGTTGTCGAACGCCGGTGGGGCATGGGACAACGCCAAGAAGTTGGTCGAGGAAGGCCACTACGGCGGCAAAGGATCGGAGTCCCACAAAGCAACGGTCATCGGTGACACGGTCGGCGACCCCTTCAAGGACACTGCCGGTCCGGCGCTGAACCCGCTGATCAAGGTCATGAACCTGGTGTCGCTGCTCATGGTGCCGCTCGTGGTGCGCTACGCGGACAACGTCGGCCTACGCGTGACAGTGGTTGTGGTCGGCGTGACGATTCTCGGGGTGGCGATCGGCCTGTCCAAGAAGGAACGCGAAGAGGACCTCATCGTGACCGACGTGGCGAAGGAGCCGGCGGGGACGCACTGA
- a CDS encoding LCP family protein, whose amino-acid sequence MLLPAIAAASALVWTSFGAINVASGKERAVIIARAHSGALAPSATKTIYLLALGGDARKGNPTKTRMDAIQIVALDPIAKKASIVGIPRDAWVEAPGRGFSKITSVGVAGPEVMVRTVEKLSGCKFDYYTLTSFENFRILVDQFGGIGFTVKERIYEKGGSNIDLQAGRQTLDGKQALAWSRNRHNRPRGDFDRSFAQGELMIAALEEARADYAKDAGTALRNLGVLRRNLTLNIPLDEALHLGLIAMQVKPSDVSHIVVDGASATENGASIVRISPTGMNQLRDVCADGQLGN is encoded by the coding sequence ATGCTCCTGCCCGCGATCGCCGCGGCTTCCGCCCTGGTGTGGACATCCTTCGGAGCGATCAACGTCGCTTCGGGCAAGGAGCGCGCAGTGATCATCGCGCGCGCCCACTCCGGCGCCCTGGCGCCTTCGGCCACCAAGACCATCTACCTGCTGGCGCTTGGCGGAGACGCACGGAAAGGAAACCCCACCAAGACGCGGATGGACGCGATCCAGATCGTGGCGCTCGACCCCATCGCCAAGAAGGCCAGCATCGTCGGGATCCCACGTGACGCCTGGGTGGAAGCCCCCGGGCGCGGATTCAGCAAGATCACCTCGGTTGGAGTCGCCGGACCCGAAGTCATGGTCCGCACGGTTGAAAAGCTGTCGGGCTGCAAGTTCGACTACTACACGCTGACGTCTTTCGAGAACTTCCGCATCCTGGTGGACCAGTTCGGTGGAATCGGGTTCACGGTGAAGGAGCGGATCTACGAAAAGGGTGGCTCAAACATCGACCTTCAGGCCGGGCGCCAGACCCTCGACGGCAAACAGGCGCTGGCCTGGTCGCGCAACCGCCACAACCGCCCCCGCGGGGACTTCGACCGTTCCTTCGCCCAGGGCGAGTTGATGATCGCCGCCCTTGAGGAAGCGCGCGCCGACTACGCCAAGGACGCGGGAACCGCACTGCGCAACCTGGGCGTGCTTCGACGCAACCTGACCTTGAACATCCCCCTTGACGAAGCGCTGCACCTCGGCCTGATAGCGATGCAAGTAAAGCCGTCCGACGTTTCTCACATCGTCGTGGACGGGGCGAGCGCAACCGAGAACGGCGCGAGCATCGTGCGCATTTCACCGACGGGCATGAACCAGTTGCGCGATGTCTGCGCAGACGGACAGCTCGGCAACTAG
- a CDS encoding sodium:calcium antiporter, giving the protein MKRSVARTPDYAVPAAAILLHLVRDELVHVKKQWGYIAAAVGITLPALAVRAGLLGSAHPPGPWETILFGVAILGAAFLLSWGAEVLQLDVSQGLAIALLAFIAVLPEYAVDLIFAWKAGRQDIGQAVSCGIEHCRSLSIANMTGANRLLIGLGWAAVVLIWWKRSGRREVVLPGSRRTDLGFLFVATAWAGTIVLRRQVSLIDLVVLGTLFILYLWHTIKEDVEEPDLIGPPLAIAALSPGLRRLVTVGMFLFAAAVILSSAEPFAEGLVHTGEQFGLDTFLLVQWLAPLASEAPEMIIAILFVLRAKPELGLGALVSSKVNQWTLLVGTLPLVYAIAAKSATAPLRLDTRQVEEVLLTMAQSLFAVAVLANLRISKAEALGLLLPFLAQFAFQNTTIRYGFAGAYMLGFVVLLAKNPEARRGLTQAVKHSMSRPGAGARAD; this is encoded by the coding sequence ATGAAGCGGAGCGTAGCGCGCACCCCCGACTACGCGGTGCCCGCGGCCGCGATATTGTTGCACCTCGTGCGCGACGAATTGGTTCACGTAAAGAAGCAGTGGGGGTATATCGCCGCCGCCGTCGGGATCACTCTCCCGGCCCTGGCGGTGCGCGCGGGGCTTTTGGGCTCCGCCCACCCCCCCGGTCCGTGGGAGACGATTCTGTTCGGCGTGGCCATCCTCGGTGCCGCGTTCCTTCTTTCGTGGGGCGCCGAGGTGTTGCAGTTGGACGTGTCTCAAGGTCTGGCGATCGCTCTGCTGGCCTTCATCGCAGTGCTGCCCGAGTACGCCGTCGACCTGATCTTTGCTTGGAAGGCCGGACGCCAGGACATCGGTCAGGCCGTAAGTTGCGGCATTGAGCACTGTCGTTCTTTGTCGATCGCGAACATGACCGGCGCAAACCGCTTGTTGATCGGCCTCGGGTGGGCGGCCGTCGTGCTGATTTGGTGGAAGCGTAGCGGCCGGAGGGAAGTCGTTCTGCCGGGGTCGCGCCGCACCGACCTCGGGTTTCTGTTCGTGGCGACCGCGTGGGCGGGCACCATCGTGCTGCGCCGCCAAGTGAGCTTGATCGACCTGGTCGTCCTCGGAACGCTGTTCATTCTCTACCTGTGGCACACGATCAAGGAAGACGTCGAAGAGCCGGACTTGATCGGACCTCCTCTTGCGATCGCCGCACTGTCTCCCGGGCTGAGGCGCTTGGTTACCGTGGGGATGTTCTTGTTCGCGGCTGCCGTGATCCTGTCGAGCGCCGAACCGTTCGCTGAAGGCCTGGTGCACACCGGGGAGCAGTTCGGTCTGGACACGTTCTTGTTGGTCCAGTGGTTGGCGCCGCTTGCGTCCGAGGCCCCGGAGATGATCATCGCGATCTTGTTCGTCCTGCGGGCAAAACCCGAACTGGGTTTGGGGGCGCTGGTGTCATCGAAGGTCAACCAGTGGACGCTGTTGGTCGGCACGCTGCCGCTGGTCTACGCGATCGCCGCGAAGTCCGCTACGGCTCCGTTGCGCCTGGACACACGCCAGGTGGAAGAGGTCTTGCTGACCATGGCGCAGTCGCTGTTCGCTGTGGCGGTTCTGGCGAATCTGCGGATCTCAAAGGCAGAGGCGCTGGGGCTGTTGCTCCCCTTCCTTGCCCAGTTCGCCTTCCAGAACACCACGATCCGTTACGGATTCGCCGGCGCGTACATGCTGGGTTTCGTGGTGCTCTTGGCCAAGAACCCGGAGGCACGCCGAGGCTTGACCCAGGCGGTTAAGCACAGCATGAGCCGGCCGGGTGCCGGCGCGCGCGCCGACTAG